Proteins encoded within one genomic window of Chitinophaga parva:
- a CDS encoding TlpA disulfide reductase family protein translates to MRKWILLAAMALPLAGTAQQQPLQKFILKGKVGNLGAPAKVYLDRRHNGENWLDSADVKNGEFTITGTLDVPYLAMLMLDRTGEGNMAPTGDNDHRLVYLEPGTITVTGKDSVTTATVASPINKEFTRYNLYVSAYDTCMKYINIDYGAYLKSESKDTSYLKILDARFRQAVQVRSVLQKNFILGNPDSYFSVIALKEMSVGNQMNLAIIEPMFNNLSERVRNSPFGKELKKAMDNEKRLSIGAIAPDFMQQDINGKPVKLSDFRGSYVLLDFWASWCGPCRAESPFVLKAYEHYKDKHFKVLSVSLDKQGKKDAWLAAIQKDGVQAFTHVSDLKYWDNAAARQYGITAVPANFLINPEGKIIARNLRGENLEKQLATLVQ, encoded by the coding sequence ATGAGAAAATGGATCCTGCTGGCCGCTATGGCCCTGCCACTGGCCGGTACAGCACAACAACAACCATTACAAAAGTTTATATTAAAAGGAAAGGTTGGTAATCTGGGTGCACCTGCAAAGGTGTACCTGGACCGCCGCCACAATGGCGAAAACTGGCTGGACTCTGCGGATGTAAAGAACGGCGAGTTCACGATCACCGGCACCCTGGATGTACCTTACCTGGCCATGCTCATGCTGGACCGTACCGGCGAAGGTAACATGGCCCCCACCGGCGATAATGACCACCGCCTGGTGTACCTGGAACCCGGCACCATCACGGTAACCGGCAAAGACAGCGTAACCACCGCCACCGTGGCGTCGCCGATCAACAAGGAATTTACACGTTACAATCTTTATGTATCTGCATACGATACCTGTATGAAGTACATCAACATTGATTACGGTGCATACCTGAAGTCCGAAAGCAAAGACACCAGTTATCTGAAAATACTGGATGCCCGCTTCCGCCAGGCCGTGCAGGTAAGAAGCGTGTTGCAAAAGAATTTTATCCTCGGTAACCCTGACTCCTACTTCAGTGTGATCGCCTTAAAGGAAATGTCCGTAGGCAACCAGATGAACCTGGCCATCATTGAGCCCATGTTCAACAACCTCTCTGAGCGCGTACGCAACAGCCCCTTTGGCAAAGAGTTGAAAAAGGCCATGGACAACGAAAAGCGTTTGTCTATCGGCGCCATCGCGCCGGACTTTATGCAGCAGGATATTAACGGCAAGCCGGTAAAACTGTCCGATTTCCGCGGCAGCTACGTGCTGCTGGACTTCTGGGCTTCCTGGTGTGGTCCCTGCCGTGCAGAGAGCCCCTTTGTGCTCAAAGCGTACGAGCATTACAAAGACAAGCACTTCAAAGTGCTGAGTGTATCGCTGGACAAGCAGGGCAAGAAAGACGCATGGCTGGCGGCCATTCAAAAAGATGGCGTACAGGCTTTCACCCATGTGTCTGACCTTAAATACTGGGACAATGCCGCTGCACGCCAGTACGGCATCACCGCGGTTCCGGCCAATTTCCTGATCAATCCGGAAGGCAAGATCATCGCCCGCAACCTGCGTGGCGAGAACCTCGAAAAGCAGCTTGCCACACTCGTTCAATAA
- a CDS encoding GAF domain-containing protein, protein MAEDLAIAKGSKTAQYEALLPQIKALITGEPDLVANLANIAGALREQFNWFWVGFYLVKEDELVLGPFQGPVACTRIRKGKGVCGSSWAQAQTLIVPDVEKFPGHIACSSLSRSEIVVPIIRNGTVMGVLDVDSADLDTFDEVDRRFLEEVAGWIEF, encoded by the coding sequence ATGGCAGAAGACTTAGCGATCGCTAAAGGCAGCAAAACAGCACAATATGAAGCCCTGCTGCCGCAGATAAAAGCCCTTATCACCGGGGAGCCCGACCTGGTGGCCAACCTGGCGAATATAGCGGGCGCGCTGCGCGAGCAGTTCAATTGGTTCTGGGTAGGTTTTTACCTTGTGAAAGAAGATGAACTGGTGCTGGGCCCCTTCCAGGGACCCGTGGCCTGCACTCGCATCCGCAAGGGAAAAGGCGTGTGTGGCAGCAGCTGGGCACAGGCCCAAACCCTCATTGTACCTGATGTTGAAAAATTCCCCGGGCATATTGCCTGCAGCAGCCTTTCCCGCTCAGAGATCGTAGTGCCCATCATCCGCAATGGTACCGTAATGGGTGTGCTGGATGTAGACAGTGCTGACCTGGACACCTTTGACGAAGTGGACCGGCGCTTCCTGGAAGAAGTGGCCGGGTGGATCGAATTTTAA
- a CDS encoding alkaline phosphatase family protein: MKRMNRITCLVAGLLASLGALAQDTAQHVVTGRHNSAAQEKKPYVIMISIDGCRYDYLDKYGAVNLQRLSAKGVRAASMQPSFPSLTFPNHYTLVTGLYPSHHGLVDNGFYDRQRNQVYKLNDRKAVQDSSWYHGNPLWVLAEKQQMVSASYFWVGSESNIQDAAPTYSFTYNEKVSIDRRIQQVVEWLQLPEDRRPHLITFYFPEVDHAGHFNGPDADSTRNQVRFVDASIGKMEAAVARLKLPVNFIVVSDHGMIAADTAHRIMTDDFYKGDSLLALPAAQKLMYYGSNKKQLDSLYDFLKGHELHYTVYRKMQTPMRWHYGQDDRYNRIGDVIALADAGYVFGGSKVRYSVIGNHGYDNRTPEMQAIFLAWGPAFKSGLKIPAFANVNVYPLVAHILGLTIPEAIDGRLEVLQPTLRK; the protein is encoded by the coding sequence ATGAAACGTATGAACCGGATCACCTGCCTGGTGGCGGGGCTGCTGGCATCGCTGGGCGCCCTGGCCCAGGATACCGCCCAGCACGTGGTGACGGGCCGCCACAACAGCGCTGCCCAGGAAAAGAAACCTTATGTGATCATGATCTCTATTGACGGGTGCCGCTATGATTACCTTGACAAATATGGCGCCGTGAACCTGCAGCGCCTTTCTGCCAAAGGTGTACGCGCTGCCAGCATGCAGCCCAGCTTTCCTTCCCTTACTTTCCCAAACCACTACACGCTGGTGACCGGGTTGTATCCTTCCCACCATGGACTGGTGGACAACGGCTTTTACGACCGCCAGCGCAACCAGGTGTATAAGCTCAATGACCGCAAGGCCGTGCAGGACAGCAGCTGGTACCACGGTAACCCGCTCTGGGTGCTGGCAGAAAAACAGCAGATGGTAAGCGCCAGTTATTTCTGGGTAGGCTCAGAAAGCAATATCCAGGATGCCGCGCCTACTTACTCTTTTACCTACAATGAAAAAGTAAGCATAGACCGCCGCATACAGCAGGTAGTGGAATGGCTGCAGCTCCCGGAAGACCGGCGCCCCCACCTTATCACCTTCTACTTCCCGGAAGTGGACCATGCCGGGCATTTCAACGGTCCGGACGCTGACAGTACCCGCAACCAGGTGCGCTTTGTGGATGCCAGCATTGGTAAGATGGAAGCCGCGGTGGCCAGGTTGAAACTGCCCGTGAACTTCATCGTGGTATCTGATCATGGCATGATCGCCGCTGACACTGCGCACCGCATCATGACGGATGATTTTTATAAGGGCGACAGCCTGCTGGCACTGCCTGCCGCACAAAAGCTGATGTATTACGGTTCCAATAAAAAGCAGCTGGACAGCCTGTACGATTTCCTGAAGGGGCATGAGCTCCATTACACCGTGTACCGCAAAATGCAAACGCCCATGCGCTGGCATTACGGGCAGGATGACCGCTATAACCGCATTGGTGACGTGATAGCGCTGGCCGATGCAGGCTACGTTTTTGGCGGCAGCAAAGTGCGTTACAGCGTGATCGGTAATCATGGTTATGATAACCGTACCCCGGAAATGCAGGCTATCTTCCTGGCATGGGGACCGGCATTTAAATCCGGCTTGAAGATCCCTGCCTTTGCTAACGTGAACGTATATCCGCTGGTAGCACATATCCTGGGGCTTACCATCCCGGAAGCGATTGACGGCAGGCTGGAAGTATTACAGCCCACACTGAGGAAATGA
- a CDS encoding SPFH domain-containing protein — protein sequence MQTSSLMQWAILGGLLILCLVLYRVILRICFGVIIVPEDQIGLVKKKFKLVGKQSLPEGRIIATNGEAGFQAQTLAPGVYFRKWVWQYSVTFQPFTIIPTGKIGLVLAKDGAELETGSILGRKVPCDSFQDALAFLQNGGRKGRQTAIMTPGSYRINTFLFDVEMVDMTSVPDNAVGIVTTLEGRALEQGMIAGKGINAHTNFQDVDAFLENGGYKGLQEQVILSGSYFLNPWFVKVEMVRMTEIPIGHAGVAISFVGDEGEDLSGTEFKHGNIVGRGFKGVWAEPFGPGKYPINPYIMKVEMVPTTNLVLNWASARSESHQLDKNLSTITVRSKDGFTFTLDVSQIIHIPAPEAPKVIARFGNMSNLVTQVLEPTIGNYFRNSAQDADAIDFLKSRKERQDSARLHIGRVLEQYNVHGVDTLIGDIVPPDSLMKTLTDRKLAEEQKVTYDTQKTAQETRQLLEKETAIAEIQKDIVKADQGVLIAERIADAAVKKATGDANSVRLQATAEADRLRLLASGEAEKVRLLARAEADRTEWQAKAEAERISATGQAEAEKILAIGKSSAESYKLAVEAMGGQNFTQLKIMEAIGAQQIKIMPDVLIGGGGEGANGPISGLLGLRLLEEIQTKKHPGQGGEAPRG from the coding sequence ATGCAAACATCCTCTTTAATGCAGTGGGCTATCCTTGGTGGCCTGCTCATCCTCTGCCTGGTATTGTACCGCGTTATCCTGCGTATATGCTTTGGCGTTATTATCGTGCCGGAAGACCAGATCGGCCTTGTAAAGAAAAAATTCAAGCTGGTAGGCAAGCAGTCATTGCCCGAAGGGCGCATCATTGCTACCAACGGCGAAGCGGGCTTCCAGGCGCAAACCCTGGCCCCCGGCGTGTATTTCCGCAAATGGGTGTGGCAGTACTCGGTAACCTTCCAGCCGTTTACCATCATTCCCACCGGCAAGATAGGCCTGGTGCTGGCAAAGGATGGTGCAGAGCTGGAAACCGGTTCTATCCTGGGCCGCAAGGTGCCTTGCGACTCCTTCCAGGACGCACTGGCCTTCCTGCAGAATGGCGGGCGCAAGGGCCGGCAAACGGCTATCATGACGCCGGGCTCTTACCGCATTAACACCTTTCTCTTTGATGTGGAAATGGTGGACATGACCTCCGTACCGGACAACGCGGTGGGTATTGTAACCACCCTGGAAGGCCGGGCGCTGGAACAGGGCATGATTGCCGGTAAGGGCATTAATGCGCACACCAACTTCCAGGATGTGGATGCCTTCCTGGAAAACGGTGGCTACAAAGGCCTGCAGGAACAGGTGATCCTCTCTGGTTCTTACTTCCTGAATCCCTGGTTTGTAAAGGTGGAAATGGTGCGTATGACGGAAATCCCCATCGGCCATGCCGGTGTGGCCATCTCCTTTGTGGGTGATGAAGGGGAAGACCTGAGTGGTACTGAATTTAAACACGGCAATATCGTGGGCCGTGGTTTCAAAGGTGTATGGGCAGAGCCTTTTGGCCCGGGTAAGTATCCGATCAACCCCTACATCATGAAAGTGGAAATGGTGCCCACCACTAACCTGGTGCTTAACTGGGCCTCTGCCCGCAGTGAAAGCCACCAGCTGGATAAGAATCTTTCCACCATCACCGTGCGTTCCAAGGACGGTTTTACTTTCACGCTGGACGTATCGCAGATCATCCACATCCCCGCGCCGGAAGCGCCCAAAGTGATTGCCCGCTTCGGTAACATGAGCAACCTGGTAACCCAGGTGCTGGAGCCGACCATTGGCAACTACTTCCGTAACTCTGCGCAGGATGCAGACGCCATCGACTTCCTGAAGAGCCGTAAAGAGCGCCAGGACTCCGCCCGCCTGCACATAGGCCGCGTGCTGGAACAATACAACGTACATGGCGTGGATACGCTGATCGGTGACATTGTACCGCCGGACAGCCTGATGAAAACCCTGACAGACCGTAAACTGGCAGAGGAGCAAAAGGTAACTTATGACACGCAGAAAACGGCCCAGGAAACCCGCCAGCTATTGGAAAAAGAAACGGCCATTGCTGAGATCCAGAAAGACATTGTGAAGGCAGACCAGGGCGTGCTCATTGCAGAAAGGATTGCCGATGCGGCCGTGAAGAAAGCTACCGGTGACGCAAATTCCGTGCGCCTGCAGGCCACCGCGGAGGCAGACCGCCTGCGCTTACTGGCCAGTGGGGAGGCAGAAAAAGTAAGGCTGCTGGCCCGCGCAGAAGCCGACCGTACAGAGTGGCAGGCCAAGGCGGAAGCAGAGCGCATCTCTGCTACCGGCCAGGCAGAAGCCGAAAAGATCCTGGCGATCGGTAAGTCCAGTGCAGAATCTTACAAACTGGCGGTGGAGGCCATGGGTGGACAGAACTTTACGCAACTGAAGATCATGGAAGCCATTGGTGCACAGCAGATCAAGATCATGCCGGATGTGCTGATCGGTGGTGGCGGGGAAGGCGCCAATGGGCCTATCAGCGGGTTACTGGGATTGAGATTGCTGGAGGAGATCCAGACAAAGAAGCACCCCGGACAAGGAGGGGAAGCGCCGCGGGGGTAA
- a CDS encoding NADP-dependent oxidoreductase: MKAITVADFGAQPQLSDMPKPTPGQGQLLVKLAAAGVNPYDWKVIDGIMKGHVRHDFPLIPGQDGSGTIEAVGECVSAHQVGDKIYGQFFTTPLGHGSYAEYIVVPQEGALDTVPQNIALEDAAALPTAAMTANALVACTGLEAGPTVFIVGATGGVGSFAVQIAHSKGLHVIATASSANAEAMKKLGADDIIDHTQGDVAAQLRGRYPQGIDALLDLVSNAETFAALAAQVKPGGYALTTAFVADEKALEKQGIHGQNFELKANANALQIITQMVESGIIQLPALQKVPLAQAAEALSRSRSGKTKGKIVLVMEG, translated from the coding sequence ATGAAAGCAATTACCGTAGCCGATTTTGGCGCACAGCCACAGCTCTCCGATATGCCAAAGCCCACCCCGGGCCAGGGCCAGCTCCTCGTGAAACTGGCCGCCGCCGGCGTAAACCCGTACGACTGGAAAGTGATAGATGGCATCATGAAAGGCCACGTGCGCCACGACTTTCCCCTCATCCCTGGGCAAGATGGCTCCGGCACCATTGAAGCCGTGGGCGAATGTGTAAGCGCCCACCAGGTAGGGGATAAGATCTATGGACAGTTTTTCACCACGCCCCTGGGGCATGGCAGCTATGCAGAATATATCGTGGTGCCGCAGGAGGGTGCGCTGGACACGGTGCCCCAGAATATTGCCCTGGAAGATGCCGCCGCCCTGCCCACCGCGGCCATGACGGCCAATGCGCTGGTGGCCTGTACCGGCCTGGAAGCCGGCCCCACCGTATTCATCGTGGGCGCTACCGGTGGCGTAGGCAGCTTTGCAGTACAGATAGCCCACAGCAAAGGCCTGCACGTGATAGCCACCGCCAGCAGCGCCAATGCGGAAGCGATGAAAAAACTGGGTGCTGATGACATCATAGACCATACCCAGGGCGATGTAGCCGCCCAGCTCCGCGGCAGGTATCCCCAGGGCATTGACGCCCTGCTGGACCTAGTGAGCAATGCCGAAACCTTTGCAGCCCTGGCCGCGCAGGTAAAACCCGGTGGCTATGCACTCACCACCGCCTTTGTAGCGGATGAGAAAGCACTGGAAAAACAAGGCATCCACGGCCAGAACTTTGAGCTCAAGGCCAATGCAAACGCCCTGCAGATCATCACGCAAATGGTGGAATCGGGCATTATCCAGCTGCCCGCGCTTCAGAAGGTACCGCTTGCACAAGCTGCTGAAGCCCTTTCCCGGAGCCGCTCCGGCAAAACGAAGGGGAAGATCGTGTTAGTGATGGAAGGATAA
- the rpiA gene encoding ribose-5-phosphate isomerase RpiA has protein sequence MANADAAKKAAGVRAVDFIENGMKVGLGTGSTAYWSIMEIGARVKQGLQVSAIATSIQSEELAREQHIPLITFSQFDYLDVDIDGADEVDGQLQLIKGGGGALLREKIIASASRRFVVVADEHKFVPQLGAFPLPVEVTPFGWEYTFRQLTAMSGRPKLRQKDGKTFITDNGNYIADCSFGAIKNPRSLEALLNAIPGVVENGLFVDRAHTLVLGYADGTTKVMNKI, from the coding sequence ATGGCAAACGCAGATGCAGCTAAGAAAGCCGCCGGTGTTCGGGCGGTGGATTTTATAGAGAACGGTATGAAGGTGGGCCTGGGTACCGGTTCTACCGCTTACTGGTCTATCATGGAGATCGGAGCCCGCGTAAAACAAGGCCTGCAGGTCAGCGCCATCGCCACTTCTATCCAGTCGGAAGAACTGGCCAGGGAACAGCATATTCCCCTTATTACTTTTTCACAGTTCGATTACCTGGATGTAGACATTGACGGGGCGGACGAGGTGGACGGACAGCTGCAACTGATCAAAGGAGGCGGTGGTGCGCTGCTCCGCGAAAAGATCATTGCCAGCGCCAGCCGCAGGTTTGTAGTGGTGGCAGATGAGCACAAATTTGTACCGCAACTGGGTGCCTTTCCCCTGCCGGTGGAGGTAACGCCTTTTGGCTGGGAATATACCTTCCGCCAGCTTACCGCCATGAGTGGCCGGCCCAAACTGCGCCAGAAAGACGGTAAAACCTTTATCACGGACAATGGCAACTACATTGCTGACTGCAGCTTCGGCGCCATTAAAAATCCGAGGTCACTGGAAGCTTTGCTGAACGCCATTCCCGGCGTAGTGGAGAACGGGCTTTTTGTAGACCGCGCCCACACCCTGGTGCTGGGCTACGCAGATGGAACTACCAAAGTGATGAACAAAATATAA
- a CDS encoding PKD-like family lipoprotein — protein MKRQLFYLVSIVLLFTACAKDQGNYNYVDVPSPTVAHVDSLYTVVIGDSLIIKPTITINSKGGNNYDLHWSVAVPELLSSLEFDGKELHMLFALGAASYNARLTITDENNGQKYFRNFIIKGVTEFTKGTVILSALADHSTLSFVTPHDSLMADIYGKLNKDPLPPGGVQLCGPLNHNLTDAYVDKMWVRYTGNGSGVVNVSTTTMMKQGNLVDNFFGDPGSVKAEGLYETYGGTANGIFSGQFYWGYTYTYGKAPEYGKWGTSLIPINSSKYYLSNQFVQTDAYQLGFDTLSHSFMWIGPGNTFFGNINLTVTPPADTTIFNPLKLKKNMVYMHRFSDDKMFAVADSAGKKKFELRFAVQFQGILLFSPQSMAKFKGDSLITANTLWDSSPLSITYFTSGSDIYAYNLDNKFLTKLATSFTGQTISMIKVMDDGATLAVGVPGKVVYLNTSTGHNGDIKKTTDGIPGSPTDILVLNN, from the coding sequence ATGAAAAGACAACTCTTTTACCTCGTAAGCATCGTGTTGCTGTTCACGGCTTGTGCCAAGGATCAGGGTAACTACAATTACGTAGACGTTCCGTCACCTACCGTTGCCCACGTAGACTCCCTGTACACCGTGGTAATCGGCGACAGCCTTATCATTAAGCCCACCATTACCATCAACAGTAAAGGGGGTAATAATTATGACCTGCACTGGTCTGTAGCGGTGCCGGAACTGCTTTCCAGCCTTGAATTTGACGGGAAGGAACTGCACATGCTGTTTGCATTGGGGGCAGCCAGCTACAATGCCCGTCTTACCATTACCGATGAGAACAACGGCCAGAAGTACTTCCGCAACTTTATCATTAAAGGCGTAACAGAATTCACAAAGGGAACGGTGATCCTCAGCGCCCTGGCAGATCATTCCACCCTTTCCTTCGTAACGCCGCACGACTCGCTGATGGCAGACATATACGGCAAACTCAATAAAGATCCCCTGCCGCCCGGTGGCGTCCAGTTGTGTGGCCCACTGAACCATAACCTTACAGACGCGTATGTTGATAAGATGTGGGTGCGGTATACCGGCAATGGCAGCGGCGTTGTAAACGTGAGCACCACTACCATGATGAAGCAAGGCAACCTGGTGGATAATTTCTTCGGCGATCCCGGGTCTGTCAAAGCAGAAGGGCTCTACGAAACCTACGGTGGTACGGCCAACGGTATTTTCTCCGGCCAGTTTTACTGGGGTTACACCTACACCTACGGCAAGGCGCCCGAATATGGCAAATGGGGTACCTCCCTCATTCCTATCAATAGCAGCAAATATTACCTGTCAAACCAGTTTGTGCAAACAGACGCCTACCAGCTGGGATTTGATACGCTCTCCCACTCCTTTATGTGGATAGGCCCCGGTAATACCTTCTTTGGTAACATCAACCTGACGGTGACCCCGCCCGCAGACACCACCATCTTTAATCCGCTCAAACTGAAAAAGAACATGGTGTACATGCACCGCTTCAGTGATGATAAGATGTTTGCCGTGGCAGACAGCGCCGGTAAAAAGAAATTTGAACTGCGCTTTGCTGTGCAATTCCAGGGCATCCTGTTGTTCTCTCCGCAATCTATGGCCAAGTTCAAAGGTGATAGCCTGATAACAGCTAATACGCTCTGGGACTCGTCCCCGCTGAGCATTACCTACTTCACTTCTGGCAGCGATATCTACGCTTATAACCTGGATAACAAGTTCCTCACCAAGCTGGCCACCAGCTTTACCGGCCAGACGATCTCCATGATCAAAGTGATGGATGATGGCGCTACCCTGGCAGTAGGCGTGCCCGGCAAAGTGGTGTACCTGAACACCTCCACTGGTCATAACGGCGATATTAAGAAAACAACAGACGGTATCCCTGGCTCACCCACGGATATCCTGGTGCTGAACAATTGA
- a CDS encoding transglutaminase domain-containing protein — translation MALDQSKYTWAQQFLLNLLSLLTMVPLAPYLNRFLPPLVAGGFHWDLLLAVLIAFLFTRLLLWIFKPLIIPAFVLMVGILVLNQFTNNYSFVNVANDYQGMVQGNWGTSDKKQYDILSYYPRRVLNYRDKTVLGIREKLNFKDSVVRNFSVQHSLENFDEYFPKYGNMVRYLSLFKYINGHFKYVKDTYRDDYFATPMETIRNGLGGDCDDHSILMASCLQSIGARCRIVLIQGHAYPELYCGNKDDFEILKQAIVSLFPKPPIRELSYHEMKGEYWINLDYTAHHPGGRYLNDKVYAFIPLVEEDN, via the coding sequence ATGGCTTTAGATCAAAGTAAATATACATGGGCCCAGCAGTTTTTGCTCAACTTACTGAGCCTTCTCACCATGGTGCCTCTGGCCCCTTACCTGAACCGGTTCCTGCCCCCCCTGGTGGCCGGAGGGTTCCACTGGGACCTGCTCCTGGCGGTGCTCATCGCATTTTTATTTACCCGCCTTTTGCTGTGGATCTTTAAACCCCTCATCATCCCGGCCTTTGTGCTCATGGTGGGCATCCTCGTGCTCAACCAGTTCACCAATAATTATTCTTTTGTAAACGTAGCCAATGATTACCAGGGCATGGTACAGGGCAACTGGGGCACGTCCGACAAAAAGCAGTACGATATCCTCAGTTACTACCCCCGGCGTGTGCTCAACTACCGCGACAAGACCGTGCTGGGCATCCGCGAGAAGCTGAATTTCAAGGACTCCGTGGTGCGTAATTTTTCAGTGCAGCATTCGCTGGAGAACTTTGACGAGTATTTTCCCAAATACGGCAACATGGTCCGTTACCTCTCCCTGTTCAAATACATCAACGGGCATTTTAAATATGTGAAAGACACTTACCGCGATGACTATTTTGCCACGCCCATGGAAACCATCCGGAACGGCCTGGGGGGCGACTGCGACGATCATTCCATCCTCATGGCCAGTTGCCTGCAGAGCATAGGCGCGCGCTGCCGCATCGTGCTCATACAGGGGCATGCCTACCCGGAGCTGTATTGCGGCAATAAAGACGATTTTGAGATCCTGAAGCAGGCGATCGTGAGCCTGTTTCCCAAGCCGCCCATCCGGGAGCTCAGCTACCATGAAATGAAAGGGGAATACTGGATCAACCTGGACTACACTGCCCACCACCCCGGCGGACGTTACCTGAATGACAAGGTGTATGCCTTCATCCCGCTGGTGGAAGAAGACAATTAA
- a CDS encoding chloride channel protein codes for MHWLHNKMTRTQFLIVSGILVGCTAGLAGVVLKMLVHYIHYFITYQVHFRLQIVFYVVFPLLGILLTTLIVKWFFRGQSRKGIPAILYEIAQNSSFIAPVKMYSQIIQSAVTVGLGGSAGLESPIAVTGAAIGSNYARTYHLGYKERTLLLAAGATAGIASAFNAPIAGMMFAFEILLTGVVFSDFIPLIVAAVCGSLLSKVILQEEVLFHFESRQQFNYHNVLFYLGLGLLCGLYARYYVLVSKMVEHFLHKITLTPVQKALLGGAFLSVVCVLMPPLFGEGYSSVKELATGNAQSMIDHSFLRYFRLESWMLLLFTGCVCLLKAFASAVTIQSGGNGGNFAPSLFSGAFLGYFFAVICHTMGLQGIPVTNLVLVGMAGVMSGVMYAPLTAIFLIAEASSGYDLFIPLMIVTVIAFLVVKWFAPISPEMRELAMQGKIFTREHDKNILSLLKLEDLLETDVQRVLSSARLREVIELVKKGHGNVIAVVAANGTLEGIVTLDELRPIMFNTDLYDRIMVKQIMKPAPGVVLADDSIVTAMDKFEQAHLWILPVVKDGMLIGFVSKSRILNEYRGLLQEHSDAVEG; via the coding sequence ATGCATTGGTTGCACAATAAAATGACGCGCACCCAATTTCTCATCGTGTCCGGGATACTGGTGGGTTGTACTGCCGGCCTGGCTGGCGTGGTGCTGAAAATGCTGGTGCACTATATCCACTATTTCATTACTTACCAGGTACATTTCCGCTTACAGATAGTGTTTTACGTAGTGTTCCCGCTGCTGGGCATTTTACTTACCACCCTCATTGTAAAGTGGTTCTTCAGGGGCCAGTCCCGCAAGGGCATACCCGCCATCCTGTACGAAATTGCGCAGAACAGCAGTTTCATTGCGCCGGTAAAGATGTATTCCCAGATCATACAAAGTGCGGTGACGGTGGGCCTGGGCGGCTCCGCGGGGCTGGAAAGCCCCATTGCCGTGACCGGGGCAGCCATTGGCTCCAACTACGCACGCACTTATCATCTCGGGTATAAAGAGCGCACGCTGTTGCTGGCTGCGGGCGCCACCGCGGGCATTGCATCGGCCTTCAATGCGCCTATTGCAGGGATGATGTTTGCCTTCGAGATCCTGCTTACCGGCGTGGTGTTCTCTGATTTTATACCGCTCATTGTGGCCGCCGTGTGTGGCAGCCTGCTTTCCAAGGTGATCCTGCAGGAAGAGGTGTTGTTCCACTTTGAATCGCGCCAGCAGTTCAATTATCATAATGTGCTTTTCTACCTGGGACTGGGCCTGCTTTGCGGGCTGTATGCCCGCTACTACGTGCTGGTGAGCAAAATGGTAGAGCATTTCCTGCATAAGATAACGCTGACACCTGTACAAAAAGCACTGTTGGGCGGTGCCTTCCTGTCTGTGGTATGTGTGCTCATGCCGCCTTTATTCGGGGAAGGCTATTCCAGTGTAAAAGAGCTGGCCACGGGCAATGCACAGTCCATGATCGACCATAGCTTCCTGCGGTACTTCCGGCTGGAAAGCTGGATGTTGCTGCTTTTCACCGGGTGCGTATGTTTGCTGAAAGCGTTTGCGTCTGCCGTAACCATTCAAAGCGGAGGCAACGGCGGTAACTTTGCGCCCTCCCTTTTTTCCGGCGCTTTCCTGGGTTACTTTTTTGCAGTGATCTGCCATACCATGGGCCTGCAGGGCATTCCTGTCACTAACCTGGTACTGGTGGGCATGGCCGGTGTGATGAGTGGTGTGATGTACGCCCCGCTCACGGCCATTTTCCTGATCGCGGAAGCCAGCTCCGGTTATGATCTTTTCATCCCGCTCATGATCGTTACGGTGATCGCATTCCTGGTAGTGAAATGGTTTGCCCCCATTTCCCCGGAAATGCGGGAACTGGCCATGCAGGGCAAGATCTTCACCCGGGAGCACGACAAAAACATTCTTTCCTTATTAAAACTGGAAGACCTGCTGGAAACGGATGTGCAGCGGGTACTCTCCTCCGCCCGCCTGCGCGAGGTCATAGAACTGGTGAAGAAAGGCCACGGGAACGTTATTGCCGTAGTGGCGGCCAATGGTACCCTGGAAGGCATCGTAACCCTGGATGAGCTGCGCCCCATCATGTTCAATACAGACCTTTATGACCGCATTATGGTGAAGCAGATCATGAAACCCGCACCAGGCGTGGTATTGGCAGACGACAGCATTGTGACCGCGATGGATAAATTTGAACAGGCCCACCTCTGGATCTTACCCGTAGTAAAGGATGGAATGCTGATTGGGTTTGTGTCTAAATCCAGGATCCTCAATGAGTACCGGGGCCTGTTGCAGGAGCATTCTGATGCGGTGGAAGGATAA